A genomic stretch from Caulobacter sp. FWC2 includes:
- a CDS encoding ABC transporter substrate-binding protein, with amino-acid sequence MKLRALLGLVAACLLAFAPVAHAAPKDTLTVALQLEPPHLDPTSGAAVATDEVVYRNIFEGLVRLDAQGAVRPLLATWWEVSPDGLTYTFHLREGVRFQDGTPFDAGIVKFSLERALGPASTNVQKQALSVIRQVEVIDPRTARLHLSKPDSNLVYTLAWGDSVMVSPKSAAGLATTPVGTGPFRFAGWRRGDAVSLVRNDGYWGQPAKLRQVRFKFIADPAGAYAAIKTHEIDAFPDYPAPENLAQLRADPALKVITAPSEGEVILGVNNRAGPLADVRVRRALQYALDRRAIIDGAMYGYGTPIGSHFPPQNAAYVDLTGLYPHDVAKAKALLAQAGYPNGLDLTLKLPPPNYARRSGEIVAAQLVQAGVRVKIQNIEWAQWLDQVYGRHAFDLTIVSHAEPMDYAIYDKAGYYFGYHSEAFHGLMEALTGATDERQRAAILGQIQRRIADDAVNGFLFQFPHLGVFDARLKDVWVNSPTQTLDLHTAAFDGADGAEAITSGKAGPAGAIVTVVLALAAVAGLALLAVRFGAAYLGGRAMVMVLTLLAASVVVFAIIQVVPGDPAAYMLGLNASPEAVANLRQQMGLEGPAAQRYLAWLLGMLHGDLGVSYTYQTPVSALVAERIGVSLPLALLALALSVAVGAPIGALAAARRGRATDTMVMGLTQVGVAIPNFWFAVLLVMVFSIGLRWVSAGGFPGWDAGLIPALKALALPAIALAAPQAAIIARVTRSALIDTLAEDYMRTARAKGLTASQALWRHGLPNALIPLLTILGLQFPFLLAGGVIIENVFFLPGLGRLVLQAITQRDLIVVQGVVMLLVFAVVATTFLVDVAYVLVDPRLRRRGS; translated from the coding sequence GTGAAGCTCCGCGCCCTTCTCGGTCTGGTGGCCGCCTGCCTGCTGGCGTTCGCGCCCGTCGCCCACGCCGCGCCCAAGGACACCCTGACCGTCGCGCTGCAGTTGGAGCCGCCCCACCTCGATCCCACGTCCGGCGCGGCGGTGGCGACCGACGAGGTGGTCTACCGCAACATCTTCGAAGGCCTTGTCCGCCTGGACGCCCAAGGGGCGGTCAGGCCGCTGTTGGCGACCTGGTGGGAGGTTTCGCCCGACGGCCTGACCTACACCTTCCATCTTCGAGAGGGCGTGCGCTTCCAGGACGGGACGCCGTTCGACGCCGGCATCGTCAAGTTCAGCCTGGAGCGCGCCCTTGGTCCGGCCTCGACCAATGTCCAGAAGCAGGCGCTGAGCGTCATCCGGCAGGTCGAGGTTATCGATCCGCGCACGGCGCGCCTGCATCTCTCCAAGCCCGACAGCAACCTGGTCTACACCCTGGCCTGGGGCGACAGCGTGATGGTCTCGCCGAAGTCGGCGGCGGGCCTGGCCACCACGCCGGTCGGCACCGGCCCGTTCAGGTTCGCCGGCTGGCGGCGCGGCGACGCCGTGAGCCTGGTCCGCAACGACGGCTATTGGGGCCAGCCCGCCAAGCTGCGTCAGGTGAGATTCAAGTTCATCGCCGATCCGGCGGGGGCCTATGCGGCGATCAAGACCCACGAGATCGACGCCTTCCCCGACTATCCGGCTCCGGAGAACTTGGCCCAACTGCGCGCCGATCCGGCCCTCAAGGTGATCACCGCCCCCAGCGAGGGCGAGGTGATCCTGGGCGTCAACAACCGTGCCGGCCCGCTGGCCGACGTGCGGGTGCGTCGCGCCCTGCAATACGCCCTGGACCGCCGGGCGATCATCGACGGGGCGATGTACGGCTATGGGACGCCGATCGGCAGCCACTTCCCGCCGCAGAATGCCGCCTATGTCGACCTGACCGGCCTCTATCCGCACGACGTCGCCAAGGCCAAGGCGTTGCTGGCGCAGGCCGGCTATCCCAACGGCCTGGACCTGACCCTGAAGCTGCCGCCGCCCAACTACGCCCGCCGTAGCGGCGAGATCGTCGCCGCCCAGCTGGTCCAGGCCGGCGTGCGGGTGAAGATCCAGAATATCGAGTGGGCCCAATGGCTGGACCAGGTCTATGGCCGCCACGCGTTCGACCTGACCATCGTCAGCCATGCGGAGCCGATGGACTACGCCATCTATGACAAGGCCGGCTATTATTTCGGCTATCACAGCGAGGCTTTCCACGGGCTGATGGAAGCCCTGACGGGCGCGACCGACGAGCGCCAGCGGGCGGCGATCCTGGGCCAGATCCAGCGCCGGATCGCCGATGACGCGGTGAACGGCTTTCTCTTTCAGTTCCCGCACCTGGGCGTGTTTGACGCACGCCTGAAGGACGTCTGGGTCAATTCGCCGACCCAGACCCTCGACCTGCACACGGCGGCGTTCGATGGCGCCGACGGGGCGGAGGCTATCACGAGCGGCAAGGCCGGTCCGGCCGGCGCCATCGTCACCGTGGTCCTGGCGCTCGCCGCGGTCGCTGGCCTGGCCTTGCTGGCCGTGCGCTTCGGAGCGGCCTATCTGGGCGGTCGGGCGATGGTGATGGTCCTGACCCTGCTGGCCGCCAGCGTCGTGGTCTTCGCCATCATCCAGGTCGTTCCGGGCGATCCGGCCGCCTACATGCTGGGGCTGAACGCCAGCCCAGAGGCCGTCGCCAATCTGCGCCAGCAGATGGGGCTGGAAGGTCCGGCGGCCCAGCGCTATCTCGCCTGGCTGCTGGGCATGCTGCACGGCGACCTGGGCGTCAGCTACACCTACCAGACCCCGGTCTCGGCTCTGGTCGCCGAGCGGATCGGCGTCTCGCTGCCTCTCGCCCTGCTGGCCCTGGCGCTGTCGGTCGCGGTCGGCGCGCCGATCGGCGCCCTGGCGGCGGCGCGGCGGGGCAGGGCGACCGACACGATGGTCATGGGCCTGACCCAGGTGGGCGTGGCCATTCCGAACTTCTGGTTCGCCGTACTGCTGGTCATGGTGTTCTCGATCGGCCTGCGCTGGGTGTCGGCCGGCGGCTTCCCCGGTTGGGACGCGGGCTTGATCCCGGCGCTGAAGGCCCTGGCCCTGCCGGCCATCGCCCTAGCCGCGCCGCAAGCCGCGATCATCGCCCGCGTCACCCGCTCGGCCCTGATCGACACCCTGGCCGAGGACTATATGCGCACTGCCCGCGCCAAGGGCCTGACGGCGAGCCAAGCGCTGTGGCGGCACGGCCTGCCCAACGCCTTGATCCCTCTGCTGACCATCCTCGGCCTGCAGTTCCCCTTTCTGCTGGCCGGCGGGGTGATCATCGAGAACGTCTTCTTCCTGCCAGGGCTTGGACGCCTCGTCCTGCAAGCCATCACCCAGCGCGACCTGATCGTGGTGCAGGGCGTGGTCATGCTGCTGGTCTTCGCCGTGGTGGCCACCACCTTCCTGGTCGACGTGGCCTATGTGCTGGTCGATCCCCGCCTGCGGAGGCGCGGATCATGA
- a CDS encoding ABC transporter permease: protein MSRARLSPTLMVGGVISIAFVAAALVSLVWTPYDAASFDIGHRLQSPTAAHWLGLDHFGRDVASMILLGARNALSVSLVAVLLGAGVGVPLGLLAAARRGVVDELVMRASDVVFAFPALILAILITAVLGPGAINAVIAIGVFNVPVFARLTRGSALTLWTRDYVLAARAAGKGVTRISLEHIAPGLLSVLIVQATLQFSLGVIAEAGLSYVGLGVQPPAASWGKMLADAQTLVSVAPLQAIFPGLAIVITVLGLNLLGDGLRDRLDPRLDEER from the coding sequence ATGAGCCGCGCCCGCCTTTCGCCTACGCTGATGGTCGGCGGCGTGATCAGCATCGCCTTCGTGGCCGCCGCGTTGGTGTCGCTGGTGTGGACGCCCTATGACGCGGCCAGCTTCGACATCGGCCACCGCCTGCAAAGCCCCACCGCCGCCCACTGGCTGGGGCTGGATCACTTTGGCCGCGACGTCGCTTCGATGATCCTGCTGGGCGCGCGCAACGCCCTGTCGGTTTCGCTGGTGGCCGTGCTGTTGGGCGCGGGCGTCGGCGTGCCGCTGGGCCTGCTGGCTGCCGCCCGCCGGGGCGTCGTCGATGAGCTGGTCATGCGCGCCTCGGACGTGGTCTTCGCGTTCCCGGCCCTGATCCTGGCGATCCTGATCACCGCCGTCCTGGGTCCGGGCGCGATCAACGCCGTCATCGCCATCGGCGTTTTCAACGTGCCCGTGTTCGCCCGCCTGACCCGAGGCTCGGCGCTCACTCTTTGGACCCGCGACTACGTCCTGGCCGCCCGCGCGGCCGGCAAGGGGGTGACGCGGATCTCGCTGGAGCACATCGCGCCTGGATTGCTCAGTGTGCTGATCGTACAGGCGACGCTGCAGTTCTCGCTGGGCGTCATCGCCGAGGCGGGGCTCTCCTATGTCGGTCTCGGCGTCCAGCCGCCGGCCGCCAGCTGGGGCAAGATGCTGGCCGACGCCCAGACCCTGGTCTCGGTCGCGCCGCTGCAGGCGATCTTCCCCGGCCTGGCCATCGTCATCACCGTGCTGGGCCTGAACCTGCTGGGCGACGGCCTGCGCGACCGACTGGACCCGCGCCTGGACGAGGAGCGCTAG
- a CDS encoding ABC transporter ATP-binding protein, whose protein sequence is MALLEIHDLKLTLGDQPILRGLSLTLEAGQVLGIVGESGSGKSLTALSILGLPPRGARVEGAIRFEDRDLVGLPDDELSRLRGDRIGMVFQEPMTSLNPVMTIGAQVAEVVRLHRKASRAEAIAAARETLDRVGLADIPLTRYPHELSGGQRQRVAIAIAVVLSPRLLIADEPTTALDVTTQAEILKLLRHLVREDGAALILISHDLALVAEAADHVAVMKDGEIVEQGETGAVFKALAHPYTRALAADAERLPVRTRTPDAQAAPILEARGVVRDYTGPRRFLRAGPPVRVLRGVSLEIRPGEIVGLVGESGSGKSTLLRALLALDPVQGGEVRLAGEPFTPASPRRRRRAIQLVFQDPNGSLDPRWTVERLVAEPLHLLDVKLSPTERRAKVEAMLAKVGLAAEAADRYPHQFSGGQRQRIAIARALIVEPDVIALDEAVSALDVTVRAEVLDLLARLSDDLGVAYLLVTHDMGVVRGLTDRVLVMREGQIVEAGPTAEVFAAPKHPYTAQLIAATPNLARALAALG, encoded by the coding sequence GTGGCCCTGCTCGAGATCCACGACCTAAAGCTGACGCTGGGCGACCAGCCGATCCTTCGCGGCCTGTCGCTGACGCTGGAGGCCGGCCAGGTGCTGGGCATTGTCGGCGAGTCCGGCTCCGGCAAGTCGCTGACGGCCCTGTCGATCCTGGGCCTGCCGCCGCGTGGGGCGCGGGTCGAGGGCGCGATCCGCTTCGAGGACCGCGACCTCGTCGGCCTGCCCGACGACGAACTGTCCCGCCTGCGCGGCGACCGCATCGGCATGGTGTTCCAGGAGCCGATGACGTCGCTCAACCCTGTGATGACCATCGGCGCTCAGGTGGCGGAGGTCGTGCGCCTGCACCGCAAGGCCTCGCGTGCAGAAGCCATCGCCGCCGCCCGCGAGACGTTGGACCGCGTGGGCCTCGCCGACATCCCCCTGACGCGCTATCCGCACGAGCTGTCCGGCGGCCAGCGCCAGCGGGTCGCCATCGCCATCGCCGTCGTGCTGTCGCCCCGCCTGCTGATCGCCGACGAGCCGACCACGGCGCTGGACGTCACAACCCAGGCCGAGATCCTCAAGCTGCTGCGCCACCTGGTGCGCGAGGACGGCGCGGCCCTGATCCTGATCAGCCACGACCTGGCCCTGGTCGCCGAGGCCGCCGACCATGTGGCGGTGATGAAGGACGGCGAGATCGTCGAGCAAGGCGAGACTGGCGCCGTCTTCAAGGCCCTGGCCCATCCCTATACCCGCGCCCTGGCCGCCGACGCCGAGCGCCTGCCGGTCAGGACACGCACGCCGGACGCCCAGGCCGCGCCGATCCTGGAGGCGCGTGGCGTGGTCCGCGACTATACTGGTCCGCGCCGCTTCCTTCGCGCCGGGCCGCCGGTGCGCGTGCTGAGGGGCGTCTCGCTGGAGATCCGTCCGGGCGAGATCGTCGGCCTGGTCGGCGAGTCCGGCAGCGGCAAGTCGACCCTGCTGCGCGCCCTTCTGGCCCTGGATCCGGTCCAGGGCGGCGAGGTGCGGCTGGCTGGGGAGCCCTTCACACCCGCCTCGCCGCGCCGCCGTCGACGCGCCATCCAGCTGGTTTTCCAGGATCCGAATGGCAGTCTCGATCCGCGCTGGACGGTCGAGCGGCTGGTGGCCGAACCGCTGCACCTGCTGGACGTCAAGCTCTCCCCAACCGAACGCCGGGCCAAGGTCGAGGCCATGCTGGCCAAGGTCGGGCTGGCGGCCGAGGCCGCCGACCGCTATCCGCACCAGTTCAGCGGCGGCCAACGCCAGCGCATCGCCATCGCCCGCGCCCTGATCGTCGAGCCCGACGTCATCGCCCTGGACGAGGCGGTCTCGGCCCTGGACGTCACTGTCCGGGCAGAGGTGCTGGATCTTTTGGCGCGGCTCTCCGACGACCTGGGCGTGGCCTATCTGTTGGTGACCCACGACATGGGGGTGGTGCGCGGCCTGACCGACCGGGTGTTGGTCATGCGCGAGGGACAGATCGTCGAGGCTGGACCGACCGCCGAGGTCTTCGCCGCGCCAAAACATCCGTACACGGCGCAATTGATCGCCGCGACGCCGAATCTTGCCCGAGCGCTGGCCGCTCTCGGCTAG
- a CDS encoding P1 family peptidase, translating into MLRPGPRNLLTDVPGLTVGNATDEAVRSGVTVVRFPGGWGAGVDVRGGGPGVRETETLSPENGYARLHGLTLSGGSVFGLGAADGVVAALSQAGEGFPVSPGAPRAPIVAGAVLYDLGNGGDKDWGLEPPYRRLGQEALAAADATFALGAVGAGRGARAGLVPGGLGSASLDLGDGLIVGALAAVNPVGSVFMPDGETFWAWPFEIDGEFGGRIPTGPAGAVEPMPDDSRLAGQGRLTQGANTTLAVVAVNAALTAAECKRLAMMAQDGLSRAVRPAHTPFDGDVVFAVASGAVDLGETGRLRHIARLGSAAGDCLARAIARGVYAARG; encoded by the coding sequence TTGCTTCGACCTGGTCCGCGCAATCTGCTCACCGATGTGCCCGGCCTGACGGTCGGCAACGCCACGGACGAGGCGGTGCGCAGCGGCGTGACCGTCGTGCGCTTCCCAGGCGGCTGGGGCGCCGGCGTCGACGTGCGCGGCGGCGGGCCGGGCGTGCGCGAGACCGAAACCCTGTCGCCCGAGAATGGCTATGCGCGCCTGCACGGCCTGACGCTGAGCGGCGGCTCGGTCTTCGGCCTGGGCGCGGCCGACGGTGTCGTGGCTGCTCTGTCGCAAGCGGGGGAAGGCTTTCCGGTCAGCCCCGGCGCGCCGAGAGCGCCGATCGTGGCCGGCGCCGTGCTGTACGACCTGGGCAATGGCGGCGACAAGGACTGGGGGCTCGAGCCGCCGTACCGCCGCCTGGGCCAGGAAGCCTTGGCCGCGGCCGACGCGACCTTCGCGCTCGGCGCGGTCGGGGCGGGACGCGGCGCGCGGGCGGGCCTGGTTCCAGGCGGGCTCGGCTCCGCGTCCCTGGACCTGGGCGACGGCTTGATCGTCGGCGCCCTGGCGGCGGTGAATCCGGTCGGTTCGGTGTTCATGCCGGACGGCGAGACCTTCTGGGCCTGGCCGTTCGAGATCGACGGCGAGTTCGGGGGGCGCATTCCCACGGGGCCGGCCGGAGCGGTCGAGCCGATGCCGGATGACTCCCGCCTGGCCGGCCAGGGACGGCTGACGCAAGGCGCCAACACCACCTTGGCCGTGGTCGCCGTCAATGCGGCGCTCACCGCCGCCGAGTGCAAGCGCCTGGCGATGATGGCTCAGGATGGCCTGTCACGGGCGGTGCGTCCGGCCCACACGCCGTTCGACGGCGACGTGGTCTTCGCGGTCGCTTCGGGCGCCGTCGACCTGGGCGAAACCGGCCGCCTGCGCCACATCGCCCGCCTCGGCTCGGCCGCCGGCGACTGCCTGGCGCGGGCCATCGCCCGAGGCGTCTACGCGGCGCGCGGCTAG
- a CDS encoding amidase, which yields MSELPDLTATELSRLYGEGGASPVEVTQAVLARIEACEPDLAATWALDAETALNAARASEGRWRRGEALGPLDGAPVTIKELIATQGVPKPIGSAASDLVPEPVDAPPAARLREAGAVILAKTTNPDFGMLSSGLSSFHALSRNPWDLAKTPGGSSAGAGSAAAAGYGPLHIGTDIGGSIRLPAGWCGIFGFKPSNGRIPIDPPYIGRCAGPMTRTVEDAALAMSVLSAPDERDHMSLPPALITWDDLDLDLKGLRIGLMLDAGVGLPVEPEVAEAVTAAARALEAAGAIVEPFAPYLTREMLDGLDLFWRTRSLSDLDALPPERVERCLPYILDWARAARGADGLSVYRGFNQIQRMREAGAKAFQPFDFLLSPSAPMPAFDAHLPSPTDDPARPFEHIGFTVAFNMTEQPAASINCGYTAEGLPIGMQIVGRRFDDLGVLRLSRAYERLRPVQRPWPSRPFHDSRG from the coding sequence ATGAGCGAGCTTCCCGACCTGACCGCGACCGAACTCTCCCGGCTCTACGGCGAGGGCGGCGCGTCGCCGGTCGAGGTCACCCAAGCCGTGCTGGCGCGGATCGAAGCCTGTGAGCCGGACCTGGCCGCGACCTGGGCTCTGGACGCCGAGACAGCGCTCAATGCGGCCCGCGCGTCCGAGGGCCGCTGGCGGCGCGGAGAGGCGCTGGGGCCGCTGGACGGCGCGCCCGTCACGATCAAGGAACTGATCGCCACCCAGGGCGTGCCCAAGCCAATCGGCTCGGCCGCATCCGATCTTGTCCCCGAGCCGGTCGACGCCCCGCCCGCCGCCCGACTGCGCGAGGCCGGCGCGGTGATCCTGGCCAAGACCACCAACCCAGACTTCGGCATGCTGTCGTCGGGCCTGTCGAGCTTCCACGCCCTGTCGCGCAATCCGTGGGACCTGGCCAAGACGCCGGGCGGTTCTAGCGCGGGGGCGGGATCGGCGGCCGCCGCGGGCTATGGACCGCTGCACATCGGCACCGACATTGGCGGCTCCATTCGCCTGCCTGCCGGCTGGTGTGGGATCTTCGGCTTCAAGCCCAGCAACGGCCGCATCCCGATCGACCCGCCCTATATCGGCCGCTGCGCCGGCCCGATGACCCGCACGGTCGAAGACGCGGCCCTGGCCATGAGCGTGCTCTCCGCGCCGGATGAGCGGGACCATATGAGCCTCCCGCCGGCGTTGATCACCTGGGACGACCTCGATCTCGACCTGAAGGGCCTGCGGATCGGCCTGATGCTGGACGCCGGCGTCGGCCTGCCCGTCGAGCCCGAGGTCGCCGAGGCGGTGACCGCCGCCGCCCGGGCCTTAGAGGCGGCCGGAGCGATCGTCGAGCCGTTCGCGCCGTACCTCACCCGCGAGATGCTGGACGGCCTGGATCTCTTCTGGCGCACGCGGTCGCTGAGCGATCTCGACGCCCTACCGCCGGAGCGGGTCGAGCGCTGCCTGCCCTACATCCTCGACTGGGCGCGCGCGGCGCGCGGGGCCGACGGGCTGTCGGTCTATCGCGGCTTCAACCAGATCCAGCGCATGCGCGAAGCCGGCGCCAAGGCCTTCCAGCCGTTCGACTTCCTGCTCTCTCCCTCCGCGCCCATGCCGGCCTTCGATGCGCACCTACCGTCGCCGACCGACGACCCGGCCCGGCCGTTCGAGCACATCGGCTTCACCGTCGCCTTCAACATGACCGAGCAACCCGCAGCCTCGATCAACTGCGGCTATACCGCTGAGGGCCTGCCGATCGGGATGCAGATCGTCGGGCGACGCTTCGACGACCTGGGCGTCCTGCGACTGTCGCGCGCCTATGAGCGGCTGCGGCCGGTTCAGAGGCCCTGGCCGTCCAGGCCGTTCCACGACAGCCGAGGCTAA
- a CDS encoding cytochrome c biogenesis protein DipZ, which translates to MILFLLAYLGGVLTIVSPCILPILPFVFARADKPFVRSGLPMLAGMAVTFALVATLAAVGGGWAVHVNQYGRWVAPALMAFFGLTLLVPSLADRLTRPLVALGGRLSQSADEQEAAGGSTVVASALLGVATGLLWAPCAGPVLGLILTGAALQGANAQTTLLLVAFAAGAATSLGLALLVGGKVFTAMKRSLGASEWIRRGVGAVILVAVAAIALGVDTGFLTRVSQTSTAALEQGLVNKLHPRQESVLLPASGDAMSGSPAMMAANPAMMSANPAMMSANGAPDGAMMMRAKPGQGTALPVEGAAPALDGAVTWLNSPPLTTAQLKGKVVVVDFWTYSCINCLRAIPYVRAWAEKYKDQGLVVIGVHAPEFAFEKDVKNVRKAVADLKIGYPVAVDNNYAIWRAFGNQYWPAHYFIDANGQVRHHHFGEGGYDQSERVIQQLLAEAGKAKIESGLVAVKATGAQAASNSKDVGSPETYVGYGRAENFASAGGAVRDARHVYALAGPLKLNAWGLAGDWTIGAEQAGLKAPGGKIAYRFRARDLHLVLGPAANGAKVRYRVTIDGKPPGADHGMDTDAEGNGVITGQRLYQLIRQKGAIGDRTFEIQFLDAGAQAYAFTFG; encoded by the coding sequence ATGATCCTCTTCCTGCTGGCCTATCTGGGCGGGGTGCTGACCATTGTCAGCCCGTGCATCCTGCCGATCCTGCCGTTCGTGTTCGCGCGAGCCGACAAGCCGTTCGTGCGCAGCGGCCTGCCGATGCTGGCCGGCATGGCCGTGACCTTCGCCCTGGTCGCCACCCTGGCGGCGGTCGGCGGCGGTTGGGCCGTGCACGTCAACCAGTACGGCCGGTGGGTCGCCCCGGCGCTAATGGCCTTCTTCGGCCTGACCCTGCTGGTCCCGAGCCTGGCCGATCGCCTGACCCGGCCGCTGGTCGCCCTGGGCGGACGGCTGTCTCAGAGCGCTGACGAACAGGAGGCGGCCGGCGGCTCGACCGTCGTCGCCTCCGCCCTGCTCGGCGTCGCCACAGGGCTGCTTTGGGCGCCGTGCGCGGGCCCCGTGCTAGGCCTGATCCTGACCGGCGCGGCGCTGCAGGGCGCCAACGCCCAGACGACCCTGCTGCTGGTCGCCTTCGCGGCCGGCGCGGCGACCTCGCTGGGCCTGGCCTTGCTGGTCGGCGGCAAGGTCTTCACGGCCATGAAGCGCTCACTCGGCGCCAGCGAGTGGATCCGGCGCGGCGTCGGCGCGGTGATCCTGGTCGCCGTCGCGGCCATCGCCCTGGGCGTCGACACCGGCTTCCTGACCCGCGTCTCGCAGACCAGCACGGCCGCGCTGGAGCAGGGCCTGGTCAACAAGCTGCATCCTCGGCAGGAGTCGGTCCTGTTGCCCGCCAGCGGCGACGCGATGAGCGGCAGCCCCGCCATGATGGCCGCCAACCCGGCGATGATGAGCGCCAATCCCGCGATGATGTCCGCCAATGGCGCTCCGGACGGCGCGATGATGATGCGCGCCAAGCCCGGCCAGGGCACAGCCCTGCCGGTCGAAGGCGCCGCGCCCGCCCTGGACGGCGCGGTGACCTGGCTGAACTCCCCGCCCCTGACCACCGCCCAGCTGAAGGGCAAGGTCGTGGTCGTCGACTTCTGGACCTATTCCTGCATCAACTGCCTGCGCGCGATCCCCTATGTCCGCGCCTGGGCCGAGAAGTACAAGGACCAGGGCCTGGTGGTGATCGGCGTCCACGCGCCGGAATTCGCCTTTGAGAAAGACGTCAAGAACGTCCGCAAGGCCGTGGCCGACCTGAAGATCGGTTACCCGGTGGCGGTCGACAACAACTACGCGATCTGGCGCGCCTTCGGGAACCAGTACTGGCCGGCGCACTATTTCATCGACGCCAACGGCCAGGTGCGCCACCACCACTTCGGCGAGGGCGGCTACGACCAGTCCGAGCGGGTGATCCAGCAACTGCTGGCGGAGGCCGGCAAGGCCAAGATCGAAAGCGGCCTGGTGGCGGTCAAGGCCACCGGCGCCCAGGCGGCCTCGAACAGCAAGGACGTCGGCTCGCCCGAGACCTATGTCGGCTATGGCCGCGCCGAGAACTTCGCCTCGGCCGGCGGCGCCGTGCGCGACGCCCGGCACGTCTACGCGCTGGCTGGGCCACTGAAGCTCAATGCCTGGGGCCTGGCCGGCGACTGGACCATCGGCGCCGAGCAGGCCGGCCTGAAAGCGCCCGGCGGCAAGATCGCCTACCGCTTCCGCGCGCGCGACCTGCACCTGGTGCTGGGTCCGGCGGCCAATGGCGCCAAGGTCCGTTACCGGGTCACGATAGACGGCAAGCCGCCCGGCGCCGATCATGGCATGGACACCGACGCGGAGGGCAATGGCGTGATCACCGGCCAGCGGCTCTATCAGTTGATCCGGCAGAAGGGCGCGATCGGCGACCGCACCTTCGAGATCCAGTTCCTCGACGCCGGCGCCCAGGCCTACGCCTTCACGTTCGGCTGA
- the msrB gene encoding peptide-methionine (R)-S-oxide reductase MsrB, producing MTTRRHLLATGGLSVLGAALGLAGFSARAETFEVTRSDAEWKRMLPPDAYEVLRHARTERAGTSPLDKNYKKGTYSCRGCDLPLFSSTTKFDSGTGWPSFWQSLPNATAKSAGGSILWGTEIHCRRCGGHLGHVFNDGPKPTGLRYCMNGVALTFKAA from the coding sequence ATGACGACGCGACGACACCTTCTGGCCACCGGCGGCCTCTCGGTCCTTGGCGCAGCCCTGGGCCTGGCCGGCTTCAGCGCGCGAGCCGAAACGTTCGAGGTCACCCGCAGCGACGCCGAGTGGAAGCGCATGCTGCCGCCGGACGCCTACGAGGTCCTGCGCCACGCCCGCACGGAGCGCGCCGGCACCAGCCCGCTCGACAAGAACTACAAGAAGGGCACGTACAGCTGCCGCGGCTGCGACCTGCCGCTGTTCTCGTCGACGACCAAGTTCGACAGCGGCACCGGCTGGCCCAGCTTCTGGCAGTCCCTGCCCAACGCCACGGCCAAGAGCGCCGGCGGCAGCATCTTGTGGGGTACGGAGATCCACTGCCGACGCTGTGGCGGTCACCTGGGCCACGTGTTCAACGACGGTCCCAAGCCCACGGGCCTGCGCTACTGCATGAACGGCGTCGCCCTGACCTTCAAGGCCGCCTAG
- a CDS encoding cytochrome c — protein sequence MFSKSLKNALLIGAALACGFAAAGAAATADTPASAPSANAGVDPGKAIVDKACQSCHELGMVTDARHTAKEWTSVIDRMRANGAELSDDDAKQVQAYLTKLYGKPG from the coding sequence ATGTTCAGCAAGTCTCTGAAAAACGCGCTCCTGATCGGGGCGGCTCTGGCCTGTGGATTTGCCGCCGCCGGCGCAGCGGCGACCGCCGACACGCCGGCCAGCGCGCCTTCCGCGAACGCGGGCGTCGATCCCGGCAAGGCCATTGTCGACAAGGCCTGCCAGTCCTGCCACGAGCTGGGCATGGTCACCGACGCCCGCCACACCGCCAAGGAATGGACGAGCGTCATCGACCGCATGCGCGCCAACGGCGCCGAGCTGAGCGACGACGACGCCAAGCAAGTCCAGGCCTATCTGACCAAGCTGTACGGCAAGCCTGGCTGA
- a CDS encoding DUF2306 domain-containing protein, with protein sequence MNTTTLTKTPRWPARALWSLGALMSLGIVAYAARYLLHPPRTSAEALGNPLGVPWLVVHVAGAAIALLLGSLQFLPGLRKIGGHRWIGRVYVLGCLVGGVAGLILAPGSFAGPIATAGFGSLALIWIAVTLLGWRAALDRRFVDHRRWMIRSWALTLAAVTLRLYLPAVQILDLPFLPWYRAISFLAWVPNLLVAELWLRNEARRMSDHQ encoded by the coding sequence GTGAACACCACGACCCTGACGAAGACGCCCCGCTGGCCCGCCCGCGCCCTGTGGAGCCTGGGCGCCCTCATGAGCCTCGGGATTGTCGCCTATGCCGCGCGGTACCTTCTGCATCCGCCACGCACCTCGGCCGAAGCCTTGGGCAATCCGCTGGGGGTTCCCTGGCTGGTCGTGCACGTTGCCGGCGCGGCCATTGCCCTGTTGCTGGGCTCGCTGCAGTTCCTGCCCGGCCTGCGCAAGATCGGCGGCCATCGTTGGATCGGGCGCGTCTATGTGCTGGGTTGCCTGGTCGGCGGGGTCGCCGGCCTGATCCTGGCGCCGGGGTCCTTCGCCGGACCAATCGCGACCGCCGGCTTCGGAAGCCTGGCCTTGATCTGGATCGCCGTCACCCTGTTGGGCTGGCGCGCGGCCCTGGACCGGCGCTTCGTCGACCACCGCCGCTGGATGATCCGTTCCTGGGCGCTGACGCTGGCCGCCGTCACCCTGCGGCTCTACCTGCCGGCGGTGCAGATCCTCGACCTGCCGTTCCTGCCCTGGTACCGCGCGATCTCTTTCCTGGCGTGGGTTCCCAACCTGCTGGTCGCCGAGCTGTGGCTACGGAATGAGGCGCGGCGCATGTCGGACCATCAGTGA